From Actinopolymorpha cephalotaxi, one genomic window encodes:
- a CDS encoding CU044_2847 family protein, with protein MADFVAVPIAEDAPDERSGEGPPLVLFETAEADLVELHGGRPDVGELAAGTAGHLEAIGAAAEQVYRSLRARLQPDTVEMEISIGLSGEVGWFVAKSSASGSLKLKLAWKPEPPAEPGTPAEPDVRRS; from the coding sequence ATGGCGGACTTTGTGGCCGTGCCGATTGCCGAGGATGCACCTGACGAGCGGTCCGGTGAAGGTCCACCGCTGGTCTTGTTCGAAACGGCGGAAGCTGACCTGGTGGAGCTCCATGGTGGCCGGCCGGACGTAGGGGAACTGGCGGCCGGTACGGCGGGGCACCTGGAGGCGATCGGGGCCGCTGCCGAACAGGTGTACCGGTCACTGAGGGCGCGATTGCAACCGGACACGGTGGAGATGGAAATCTCGATCGGGCTGTCCGGTGAGGTTGGCTGGTTCGTGGCGAAGTCGTCGGCGTCGGGAAGCCTCAAGCTGAAACTGGCCTGGAAGCCGGAGCCACCGGCGGAACCGGGGACGCCGGCGGAACCGGACGTACGACGGTCATGA
- a CDS encoding trypsin-like peptidase domain-containing protein, which yields MTADLDAVVAATAEVWVGGRRAGSAVLVDGEHLLTAAHVVQQAVSGQQLMVAFPSASHDLPVDLVPFPKPAQVDLAVLRLRHGEAPADSIGLAARRRMPTRVKVFGYPRAEKVPKGVWRDFDVSGPSTAGTVQLDWRDLGTLPGHSGGPVVDPDGALAGILVEGAQAGRFDRFLPLTTIESVWPALRRPWLFAGEGARSHVQARAAGQRGRLAGGDMFRGRKNALEKVRGWLEDGRSPGRVLVITGQPGAGKSAVLSRAALAAEAAPPVSPHASGVVVHAREADAPMFINAISDAHGLRTPDHAIGLLAALDGLSPEPARLAVMVDALDEAASEADRRTIAGLLVELARLPWLRVVVATRPLAAVEWYEPGGLLSSLGVRDEKAQNLIDLDGPLYRDRQALRDFATALLGQEGVKRPGPPEAAWTGYRRNPEVCERLSALIAAQAGDNFLVAALTADLLSQQDELVDPLAPGFDPDHLPTSVGEALTKYLDLLPSDRKAHLKALLTGLAFAHGAGVSDQLWLRFTAALGYQVSQHDIDMLRDSAATDYLLSTTGKQAGRTTRLFHQALTDQLLQQRSFSDHQAVYRALLARVNDSGGWAHDAYARDHAAEHAARASELGDLLDRTDYLANADIARLAAIVEATPTYDRPPAAVVVRTCTHRAVDLTADQKLALLALTAAHLGLENLRNRFNSARHGLSQPEWAHSLGTPHRTMLGHTRQVNAVAVGTGPDGRRLLASASSDKTVRLWDVDTGRSFGTPLTGHTRQVNAVAFGTGPDGRRLLASASWDMTVRLWDVDAGQPFGTLLTGHTAPVTSVAFESGPNGRKLLASASWDTTIRLWDAGTGRQFGEPLTGHHAPVMAVAFGTGPDGRRLLASAGDDKTIRLWDADTGGPFGRPLTGHTAPVKAVAFGIGPDGRRLLASASSDKRVRLWDVDTGEPFGRPLVGHTAPVTSVAFGTGPDGRPLLASASWDMTVRLWDVANGRQPFGTTLTGHTQQVNAVAVGTGPDGQPLLASASWDMTVRLWDVANGRQPFDTTLTGHTRQVNAVAVGTGPHGQPLLASASWDNTVRLWHANSGRQFGSPLVGHTRQVTAAAFGSGPDGRRLLASASWDTTVRLWDVDTGEPFGAALTGHTRQVNTVAFGTGPDGLRLLASAGNDKTIRLWDVDTRRPFGNPLAEHTERVSAVAFGTGPDGRRLLASAGWDKTVRLWDVDTGRPFATPLVEHIRPVTAVAFGTGPDGIRLLASAGQDATVRLWNVDTGRPFGNPLAEHTEQVTTVAFGTGPDGRRLLASAGWDKTVRLWDVATGRCVEMIPMLNESRNLTANDGSLYVATGISLVMFKLRPK from the coding sequence ATGACGGCAGATCTCGATGCCGTAGTTGCCGCGACTGCGGAGGTGTGGGTCGGCGGACGTCGTGCCGGATCAGCGGTCCTGGTGGACGGGGAGCATCTGTTGACCGCCGCCCACGTCGTGCAGCAGGCGGTCTCGGGACAACAATTGATGGTCGCGTTTCCATCGGCGTCCCATGACCTGCCGGTGGACCTGGTGCCTTTCCCGAAACCTGCCCAGGTCGATCTCGCGGTACTGCGGCTGCGGCATGGGGAAGCCCCCGCCGATTCGATCGGGCTGGCGGCGAGGCGGCGGATGCCCACGAGAGTCAAGGTGTTCGGTTACCCGCGGGCGGAGAAGGTGCCGAAAGGGGTGTGGCGAGACTTCGACGTCTCGGGCCCGTCCACCGCCGGAACGGTGCAGCTGGACTGGCGAGACCTCGGCACCTTGCCAGGACACAGCGGTGGGCCCGTGGTCGATCCGGACGGGGCGCTGGCCGGGATTCTGGTGGAAGGCGCCCAGGCCGGGAGGTTCGATCGATTCTTGCCGCTGACCACGATCGAGAGTGTGTGGCCCGCGCTTCGCCGACCGTGGCTGTTCGCGGGCGAGGGTGCCCGCTCGCACGTGCAGGCCCGGGCGGCGGGGCAGCGAGGCCGGCTCGCCGGCGGGGACATGTTCCGCGGGCGCAAGAACGCACTGGAGAAGGTCCGCGGCTGGCTTGAAGATGGACGGTCACCAGGACGAGTCCTGGTCATCACCGGCCAGCCCGGCGCCGGCAAGTCCGCCGTGCTGTCCCGCGCCGCGCTGGCTGCCGAAGCCGCACCGCCTGTTTCTCCGCACGCCTCCGGGGTCGTGGTGCATGCCAGGGAAGCCGACGCTCCGATGTTCATCAACGCGATATCAGACGCTCACGGCTTGAGGACCCCCGACCACGCGATCGGCCTGCTGGCCGCACTCGACGGCCTGTCTCCTGAGCCGGCGCGCCTGGCGGTCATGGTGGACGCGCTAGACGAGGCGGCCAGTGAAGCTGATCGCCGGACCATCGCTGGACTGCTCGTCGAGCTGGCCCGCCTGCCGTGGCTGCGGGTCGTGGTCGCCACCCGCCCGCTGGCCGCCGTCGAGTGGTACGAGCCAGGTGGCCTACTGTCAAGCCTGGGCGTGCGTGACGAGAAGGCACAGAACCTGATCGACCTCGACGGCCCCCTCTACCGCGACCGGCAGGCGCTGCGCGACTTCGCCACCGCGCTGCTGGGCCAGGAAGGCGTCAAGCGTCCTGGCCCACCAGAGGCCGCCTGGACCGGCTATCGCCGGAATCCCGAAGTCTGCGAACGGCTCTCCGCACTGATCGCGGCCCAGGCCGGCGACAACTTCCTCGTCGCAGCACTGACCGCCGACCTGCTCTCTCAGCAGGACGAACTCGTCGACCCTCTTGCGCCGGGGTTCGATCCGGACCACCTGCCCACCAGCGTCGGAGAGGCACTGACCAAGTACCTCGACCTCCTCCCATCCGACCGGAAGGCCCACCTCAAGGCACTGCTCACCGGTCTGGCGTTCGCCCACGGGGCTGGCGTCAGCGACCAGCTTTGGCTGCGGTTCACCGCAGCGCTCGGCTATCAGGTGAGTCAGCACGATATCGACATGCTGCGCGACAGCGCGGCCACCGACTATCTCCTGAGCACAACCGGCAAACAGGCCGGCCGTACCACCCGGCTGTTCCACCAGGCGCTTACAGACCAGCTGCTGCAACAGCGCAGCTTCTCCGACCATCAGGCGGTGTACCGGGCGCTACTCGCTCGCGTGAACGACAGCGGTGGGTGGGCTCATGATGCGTACGCCCGAGATCACGCGGCCGAACATGCGGCCCGCGCTTCGGAACTCGGCGACCTACTCGATCGCACCGACTACTTGGCCAATGCAGATATCGCCCGGCTCGCAGCCATTGTCGAGGCGACGCCTACATACGACCGCCCGCCGGCGGCGGTCGTCGTACGTACATGCACCCACCGCGCCGTCGATCTCACCGCCGATCAGAAGCTCGCCCTCCTCGCTCTCACAGCAGCTCACCTCGGGCTGGAGAATCTCCGGAACAGATTCAACAGCGCCCGTCATGGGCTTTCGCAGCCCGAATGGGCGCACAGTCTGGGTACCCCGCATCGGACAATGCTCGGCCACACCCGACAGGTGAACGCAGTGGCCGTCGGAACCGGCCCCGACGGCCGGCGACTACTCGCCTCCGCCAGCAGCGACAAGACGGTCCGGCTGTGGGACGTCGACACCGGCCGATCTTTCGGTACTCCTCTGACCGGCCATACCCGACAGGTGAACGCGGTGGCTTTCGGAACCGGCCCCGACGGCCGGCGACTGCTCGCCTCCGCCAGCTGGGACATGACGGTCCGGCTGTGGGACGTCGACGCCGGACAACCCTTCGGTACTCTCCTGACCGGCCACACCGCACCTGTCACTTCGGTGGCCTTCGAATCCGGACCCAACGGCCGGAAACTACTCGCCTCCGCGAGCTGGGACACGACGATACGGCTCTGGGATGCGGGCACCGGCCGGCAGTTCGGTGAACCCCTGACCGGCCACCACGCACCTGTGATGGCGGTGGCCTTCGGAACCGGCCCCGACGGCCGACGGCTGCTCGCCTCCGCCGGCGACGACAAGACGATCCGGCTGTGGGACGCGGACACCGGTGGACCCTTCGGTAGGCCCTTGACCGGCCACACCGCACCGGTGAAGGCGGTGGCGTTCGGAATCGGCCCCGACGGCCGGCGACTGCTCGCCTCCGCCAGCAGTGACAAGCGGGTTCGACTGTGGGACGTGGACACCGGCGAACCGTTCGGGAGGCCCTTGGTCGGCCACACCGCACCTGTTACTTCGGTGGCGTTCGGAACCGGCCCTGACGGCCGACCGCTACTCGCCTCCGCCAGCTGGGACATGACAGTACGACTCTGGGACGTAGCGAACGGCCGGCAACCGTTCGGCACCACCCTGACCGGCCACACGCAGCAGGTGAACGCGGTAGCCGTCGGAACCGGCCCCGACGGCCAACCACTGCTCGCCTCCGCCAGCTGGGACATGACAGTACGACTCTGGGACGTAGCGAACGGCCGGCAACCGTTCGACACCACCCTGACCGGGCACACCCGACAGGTGAACGCGGTAGCCGTCGGAACCGGCCCCCACGGCCAACCACTACTCGCCTCCGCCAGCTGGGACAATACGGTCCGGCTCTGGCACGCGAACAGCGGCCGCCAGTTCGGCTCGCCGCTGGTCGGCCACACCCGGCAAGTGACGGCGGCAGCTTTCGGAAGCGGCCCCGACGGCCGGCGCCTGCTCGCCTCCGCCAGTTGGGACACGACAGTCCGGCTGTGGGATGTGGACACCGGCGAGCCGTTCGGTGCCGCCCTGACCGGCCACACCCGACAGGTGAACACGGTGGCCTTCGGGACCGGCCCCGACGGCCTACGACTGCTCGCCTCCGCCGGCAACGACAAAACGATACGACTGTGGGACGTCGACACTCGCCGACCGTTCGGCAACCCTCTCGCCGAACACACCGAACGGGTGTCCGCGGTGGCGTTCGGAACCGGCCCCGACGGTCGACGGCTACTCGCCTCCGCCGGCTGGGACAAGACCGTGCGGCTGTGGGACGTCGACACCGGTAGACCGTTCGCCACTCCCCTGGTCGAACACATCCGACCGGTGACCGCGGTCGCCTTCGGGACCGGCCCCGACGGCATCCGACTGCTCGCCTCCGCCGGTCAGGACGCGACGGTCCGCCTGTGGAACGTCGACACAGGCAGACCGTTCGGCAACCCCCTCGCCGAGCACACCGAGCAGGTGACCACGGTGGCGTTCGGAACCGGCCCCGACGGTCGACGGCTACTCGCCTCCGCCGGCTGGGACAAGACCGTGCGGCTGTGGGACGTCGCCACCGGCCGGTGTGTAGAGATGATTCCGATGCTCAACGAGTCTCGCAATCTCACCGCGAACGACGGAAGCCTCTACGTCGCCACCGGGATCAGCCTTGTCATGTTCAAGCTGAGGCCGAAGTGA
- a CDS encoding IS110 family RNA-guided transposase translates to MVVLGIDAHKRSHTVVAVDDLGRKLGQRTTGTTTDDHLATLTWAEQFGDERMWAVEDCRHLSRRLERDLLGAGERIVRVPPKLMAHVRDSARSYGKSDPIDALAVARAALREPNLPTARLDGPAREVRLLLSHRDDMVAERTRVINRLRWHLHEIDPSWQLPPRTLWRPKNLAGVTARLIGIDGLVARLARDLVDRCRDLTAQIRALDRELEPLVSRLAPNLLELPGCAILTAAKIIGETADVTRFRSRHAFARHNGTAPVPVWSGNHERHRLSRIGNRQLNAALHRIAITQAHYHPQAREFLQRRRTQGDTKTESIRALKRRLSDVVYRALQADANINHDPAVTAAA, encoded by the coding sequence ATGGTCGTACTCGGAATCGATGCTCACAAGCGCAGCCACACCGTCGTCGCGGTCGACGACCTCGGTCGTAAGCTCGGCCAGCGCACGACCGGAACAACCACCGACGATCACCTGGCCACGCTGACGTGGGCAGAGCAGTTCGGCGACGAGAGGATGTGGGCGGTTGAGGACTGCCGACACCTGTCCCGACGTCTCGAACGTGACCTGCTCGGTGCTGGGGAACGCATCGTGCGCGTCCCTCCCAAGCTGATGGCTCATGTCCGCGACAGCGCCCGCAGCTACGGTAAGTCCGACCCGATCGACGCATTGGCGGTTGCGCGAGCGGCCCTACGCGAGCCGAACCTGCCGACCGCGCGTCTGGACGGGCCTGCACGCGAAGTCAGGCTGCTGTTAAGCCACCGCGACGACATGGTCGCCGAACGGACCCGTGTGATCAACCGCCTTCGCTGGCACCTCCACGAGATCGACCCGTCCTGGCAGCTCCCGCCCCGCACTTTGTGGAGGCCGAAGAACCTTGCCGGCGTCACCGCTCGCCTGATCGGCATCGATGGGCTGGTGGCCCGACTTGCCCGAGACCTCGTGGACCGCTGCCGCGACCTCACCGCGCAGATCCGTGCGCTCGACCGTGAACTCGAACCGCTGGTATCCCGCCTGGCGCCGAACCTGCTTGAGCTGCCCGGGTGCGCGATCCTGACCGCCGCAAAGATCATCGGAGAGACCGCCGACGTCACACGGTTCCGCTCCCGGCACGCCTTCGCACGCCACAACGGGACCGCCCCCGTCCCGGTCTGGTCCGGCAACCACGAACGGCATCGGCTATCCCGCATCGGCAACCGACAACTCAATGCCGCTCTGCACCGCATCGCAATCACCCAGGCCCACTACCACCCACAGGCACGAGAGTTTCTCCAACGACGACGGACTCAAGGCGATACCAAGACAGAGTCGATCCGTGCCCTCAAACGACGACTCTCCGACGTCGTCTACCGTGCCCTGCAAGCCGACGCCAACATCAACCACGACCCGGCCGTGACGGCCGCCGCTTGA
- a CDS encoding peptidoglycan-binding protein has protein sequence MRARVGEVVDLARRQLGIGEDPPGSNRNKFTSWYGTATAWCAIFVRWNFVNPEGFPSGWSDSELNPTSAYCPAVARWYQQQGQWVRIEHGAPRPGDQVFFDWTRGRSGSGYNHTGLVEAVHADGTVTTIEGNWLDGVRRVRRTSYYIVGFGRPAYDDAHPVPPTPAHPARYKVKIAGLEYGYGATGSQVTEVGKALVAKGFGKHYKTGPGPRWTDADTENYSDFQKSLGLSGRDADGVPGPDSLKKLLGHLPTITPKRPDHVVDLAHLVSAAKQDPARKQGGTTPGAAEDVRLVEDALHREGLLAQTYAGDGSFGSATVQAYRKWQLRCGYGGKDADGIPGKDSLTRLGKKYGFTVG, from the coding sequence GTGAGAGCTCGTGTCGGCGAGGTCGTGGACCTTGCCCGCAGGCAGTTGGGGATCGGGGAGGATCCCCCCGGGAGCAACCGCAACAAGTTCACCTCGTGGTACGGCACAGCAACGGCATGGTGCGCGATCTTCGTGCGGTGGAACTTCGTCAACCCCGAGGGTTTCCCGTCGGGATGGTCCGACTCCGAGCTGAACCCGACCTCGGCGTACTGCCCCGCAGTCGCGAGGTGGTACCAGCAGCAGGGCCAGTGGGTCAGGATCGAGCACGGTGCTCCCCGACCCGGTGACCAGGTCTTCTTCGACTGGACGCGTGGGCGTTCCGGCAGTGGCTACAACCACACAGGGCTGGTCGAGGCAGTTCACGCCGACGGCACTGTCACCACGATCGAGGGGAACTGGTTGGACGGTGTCCGGCGGGTCCGGCGTACGAGCTACTACATCGTCGGGTTCGGGCGTCCCGCCTATGACGACGCCCACCCTGTGCCGCCCACACCCGCACACCCGGCGCGGTACAAGGTGAAGATCGCCGGGCTGGAGTACGGCTACGGCGCGACCGGCAGCCAGGTGACCGAGGTCGGGAAGGCACTGGTGGCCAAGGGCTTCGGCAAGCACTACAAGACCGGGCCCGGCCCGCGGTGGACCGACGCCGACACCGAGAACTACAGCGACTTCCAGAAGTCCCTCGGCCTGTCCGGCCGCGACGCCGACGGAGTTCCCGGCCCCGACAGTCTCAAGAAGCTCCTGGGCCACCTACCCACGATCACACCGAAACGCCCCGATCACGTCGTCGACCTCGCCCACCTGGTCAGCGCCGCGAAGCAGGACCCCGCCCGCAAGCAGGGCGGCACCACGCCCGGCGCAGCCGAGGACGTACGACTCGTCGAAGATGCACTCCACCGCGAAGGCCTGCTCGCACAGACCTACGCCGGCGACGGCAGCTTCGGATCGGCCACCGTGCAGGCGTACCGCAAATGGCAACTGCGCTGCGGCTACGGCGGTAAGGACGCTGACGGCATCCCCGGCAAGGACTCCCTCACACGTCTCGGCAAGAAATACGGCTTCACGGTGGGATAG
- a CDS encoding phage tail sheath C-terminal domain-containing protein gives MTETIIPGTYIDVRAEGLISAGRIATGVLGIVGTASNGPVGQAVTLALPSQARTAFGLADDPRNPTDGANPLTLVRAVELAYANGASTVVAVRVAGASKSSASFALRNDAGQQIAVLTARTPGSWGNAVQVSVEDAEEDCLVERESLEAPFDEVRYTPVVPSPRNRVRIVRGATGQAGGFDLVYRRLQSEEQVRPNAAGRYFLTGRPVEPGVPAARISVRDGAETVDYTGDAIDYDSPGAPAAGTVRIDPASGELVFAAAEVPGPSAQVVATYAVGHADPTPGQVLLTTWNGQLDFAPGEAPSQAAGDTLEVTYLLDRDSCVRLSLANAGTTETFVGPDAAFLAARVDAASQLVTAQADALLGGQRPAHDQGAMGRGSNAHGADGADADRDDYAAGLEALENQLVNIVVLAGQHATTHGDLLLGHLALTANSEHERIGVIGAAGQSVEQLNAHGMADGRVVVVAPGIRYPDGSSLPAGYTAAAVAGLVASVSPQTSLTNKPLNIPDVAQDFNRGQQGQLIGGNVLTVVRKGGFRVLRGITSEGEGMPYAAIPTRRIVDYARYGVRSAADPYIGRLNNVRVRDALKSSLDGFLTRMVEEEALTGYELDVFADRAQEIRGEVSVVMTLQPTFSIEFVLVTMYLR, from the coding sequence GTGACCGAGACGATCATTCCAGGGACATACATCGACGTACGCGCGGAGGGCCTGATCTCCGCCGGGCGCATCGCGACCGGGGTGCTGGGCATCGTGGGAACCGCGTCGAACGGGCCGGTGGGCCAGGCGGTGACGCTGGCGCTGCCCAGCCAGGCGAGGACGGCGTTCGGCCTTGCCGACGACCCGCGCAACCCCACCGACGGCGCGAACCCGCTGACGCTCGTCCGGGCGGTGGAACTCGCCTACGCCAACGGTGCCTCCACCGTCGTGGCCGTCCGGGTCGCGGGCGCCAGCAAGTCCTCGGCGTCGTTCGCGCTGCGCAACGACGCGGGCCAGCAGATCGCGGTGCTCACCGCCCGGACACCGGGCAGCTGGGGCAACGCCGTGCAGGTCAGTGTCGAGGACGCCGAGGAGGACTGCCTGGTCGAACGGGAGTCGCTGGAGGCGCCCTTCGACGAGGTCCGCTACACCCCGGTCGTCCCGTCCCCGCGCAACCGGGTCCGGATCGTCCGCGGCGCCACCGGGCAGGCCGGCGGCTTCGACCTCGTCTACCGGCGGCTGCAGTCTGAGGAGCAGGTCCGCCCCAACGCGGCCGGCCGGTACTTCCTCACCGGCCGCCCGGTCGAGCCCGGCGTACCCGCCGCGCGGATCAGCGTGCGCGACGGCGCGGAGACCGTCGACTACACCGGCGACGCCATCGACTACGACAGCCCCGGCGCCCCGGCGGCCGGCACCGTCCGCATCGACCCCGCGAGCGGGGAACTGGTCTTCGCCGCCGCAGAGGTCCCCGGCCCCTCCGCACAGGTGGTCGCGACCTACGCCGTCGGCCATGCCGACCCCACCCCCGGCCAGGTGCTGCTGACCACCTGGAACGGCCAGCTCGACTTCGCACCCGGCGAGGCACCCAGCCAGGCCGCCGGCGACACCCTCGAGGTGACCTACCTCCTCGACCGGGACAGCTGCGTGCGACTGAGCCTCGCCAACGCGGGCACGACCGAGACGTTCGTCGGCCCCGACGCCGCATTCCTCGCCGCCCGCGTCGACGCAGCCTCCCAGCTCGTCACCGCGCAGGCCGACGCCCTGCTCGGCGGGCAGCGCCCCGCCCACGACCAGGGCGCGATGGGCAGGGGCAGCAACGCCCACGGCGCCGACGGCGCCGACGCCGACCGCGACGACTACGCCGCCGGGCTGGAAGCCCTGGAGAACCAGCTCGTCAACATCGTCGTCCTCGCCGGGCAGCACGCCACCACCCACGGCGACCTCCTGCTCGGACACCTCGCGCTGACCGCGAACTCCGAGCACGAACGGATCGGTGTGATCGGCGCCGCCGGGCAGAGCGTGGAGCAGCTCAATGCCCACGGCATGGCCGACGGGCGGGTCGTGGTCGTCGCCCCCGGCATCCGCTACCCCGACGGGTCGAGCCTGCCCGCCGGTTACACCGCCGCCGCCGTCGCCGGCCTGGTCGCCTCGGTGAGCCCGCAGACCAGCCTGACGAACAAGCCGCTCAACATCCCCGACGTCGCCCAGGACTTCAACCGCGGCCAGCAGGGCCAGCTCATCGGCGGCAACGTCCTGACCGTCGTCCGCAAGGGCGGCTTCCGGGTCCTGCGCGGCATCACCTCCGAGGGAGAGGGCATGCCGTACGCCGCCATCCCCACGAGGCGGATCGTCGACTACGCCCGCTACGGCGTCCGCTCCGCGGCCGACCCCTACATCGGGCGGCTGAACAATGTGCGCGTCCGCGACGCGCTCAAGTCCAGCCTCGACGGGTTCCTCACCCGGATGGTCGAGGAGGAGGCCCTGACCGGCTACGAGCTCGACGTCTTCGCCGACCGCGCCCAGGAGATCCGCGGCGAGGTGAGCGTGGTGATGACGCTCCAACCGACGTTCAGCATCGAGTTCGTCCTCGTGACCATGTACCTCCGCTGA